Proteins encoded by one window of Candidatus Babeliales bacterium:
- a CDS encoding DUF6788 family protein, protein MTMSRDEISKHRKHLRELLGKIEKQAFFCAHTDDLIQGVASEVFRRCGKKGCKCADDDTKRHGPYLVVQLYENKKQRQVALRSEEKNLWQMVKNYQIQINSLLDLKKTCTELCNAVGEIIKMRLKKLERS, encoded by the coding sequence ATGACAATGTCAAGAGACGAAATTTCAAAACACCGCAAACACCTGCGCGAATTATTAGGCAAAATAGAAAAACAAGCATTTTTTTGCGCTCATACCGATGATCTTATACAAGGCGTAGCAAGCGAAGTGTTTAGACGTTGTGGTAAAAAAGGTTGCAAATGTGCAGATGATGATACTAAACGGCATGGTCCTTATCTTGTTGTGCAGCTATATGAAAATAAAAAGCAACGACAAGTGGCGCTGAGGAGTGAAGAAAAAAATTTATGGCAAATGGTTAAAAATTACCAAATACAGATAAATTCTCTTCTGGATCTTAAGAAAACTTGTACTGAATTGTGTAATGCAGTTGGCGAAATTATTAAAATGCGTTTAAAAAAATTGGAGCGATCATGA